Proteins encoded within one genomic window of Panicum virgatum strain AP13 chromosome 1N, P.virgatum_v5, whole genome shotgun sequence:
- the LOC120657589 gene encoding cytochrome c1 1, heme protein, mitochondrial-like: protein MAAASARALASKLLRQQGNTSAHRLPGMGVGALAGFFSAAAVASASDGGNNACPAYPWPQDGARGGHKVFMQHDCAACHSMLPYAGLAEPAAGRGEMEAKVAEIVVVHEAVRSDSEPAAAATTLHGGACPPDLSVITKMLEGPRYNSLFNAAELKKRMALPLPNPVWLQFLQPYRT, encoded by the exons ATGGCTGCGGCGTCGGCGAGGGCCCTCGCGAGCAAGCTCCTGCGGCAGCAGGGGAACACGAGCGCCCACCGGCTCCCCGGCATGGGCGTCGGCGCGTTGGCCGGCTTCTTCAGCGCGGCAGCCGTCGCGTCGGCGTCCGACGGGGGTAACAACGCCTGCCCGGCCTACCCGTGGCCGCAGGACGG GGCGCGGGGCGGGCACAAGGTGTTCATGCAGCACGACTGCGCCGCGTGCCACTCCATGCTCCCGTACGCTGGTCTCGCCGAGCCCGCGGCGGGACGCGGCGAGATGGAGGCCAAGGTGGCCGAGATCGTGGTCGTCCACGAGGCGGTGCGCTCGGACTCggagccggcggcagcggcgacgacgctccacggcggcgcctgcCCGCCGGACCTCTCCGTCATCACGAAA ATGCTGGAAGGGCCGCGCTACAACAGCCTGTTCAACGCCgcagagctgaagaagaggatgGCGCTGCCGCTGCCTAACCCAGTCTGGCTGCAGTTCCTTCAGCCGTACCGTACATGA
- the LOC120657585 gene encoding protein PHOSPHATE STARVATION RESPONSE 1-like isoform X3, which produces MTEASLQQVELMGTACSHRSTMNQLYNGTVPPCLSSAIIVVPALSEVSFPSFPEQRSSYGESELPISHVTSFGNSMAAQDAMSTCMLASNFTSDLHANNKSSDLKLCSGPYVTEPSDPDTQLSSTHSSLLHNSRPLMMDFPEVSEQISSNQEQLQGLFDYAASVDFPNPQNVTAFGQQVQATMTIDPNTNVALANEWFSSGSSMVLHKNTVDARSATRATPKISPYFRTQRSGPNPVNCDELCSDNLPSSNTAPKSRIRWTPELHERFVDAVNKLGGSEKATPKAVQKVMKVEGLTIYHVKSHLQKYRTVQHRPESSNGVPGWRSNQTDEASTLQLKGTGNVEGLMAQISLQKQLHEQLEIQRKLQLQVEEHSRYLEVIIAKQNESLKKLGALPGFQDRFLQVLDDNKEREEWAVCTHSAEDRLQISLLRERENQSLEYV; this is translated from the exons ATGACTGAAGCTTCACTTCAACAGGTTGAACTGATGGGTACTGCATGCAGCCATAGATCAACCATGAATCAGCTTTACAACGGAACAGTTCCTCCATGTCTTTCATCAGCTATAATAGTAGTACCAGCACTCTCAGAGGTGTCGTTTCCTAGTTTTCCAGAGCAGAGATCATCTTATGGTGAAAGCGAACTGCCTATTAGTCATGTCACCTCATTTGGTAATTCGATGGCTGCACAGGACGCCATGTCAACATGTATGTTAGCTTCGAACTTCACCTCAGACCTTCATGCCAACAATAAATCATCAGATCTGAAGCTTTGTTCTGGACCATATGTTACTGAGCCATCTGATCCTGATACTCAATTGTCGTCGACACATTCATCACTCCTGCATAATTCAAGGCCGTTAATGATGGATTTTCCAGAAGTATCTGAACAGATAAGTTCGAACCAAGAACAACTCCAAGGCTTATTTGATTATGCAGCAAGTGTTGATTTTCCCAATCCACAAAACGTGACTGCCTTTGGCCAACAAGTTCAAGCCACCATGACAATTGATCCTAACACTAATGTTGCACTGGCAAATGAGTGGTTCTCATCTGGGAGTTCCATGGTGCTTCACAAAAAT ACAGTTGATGCAAGAAGTGCAACACGAGCCACACCTAAAATTTCTCCGTACTTCCGTACTCAGAGAAGTGGACCAAATCCTGTCAACTGTGATGAACTTTGCTCTGACAACCTGCCTTCTTCAAATACTGCTCCAAAGTCAAGGATACGCTGGACACCTGAGCTCCACGAGCGGTTTGTTGATGCTGTTAACAAGCTTGGTGGGAGCGAAA AAGCAACTCCAAAAGCAGTCCAGAAGGTTATGAAGGTCGAAGGATTAACTATATACCATGTAAAAAGTCATCTGCAG AAGTACCGTACAGTGCAACATCGACCTGAATCATCCAATG GTGTGCCCGGATGGAGAAGTAACCAAACGGATGAAGCGTCCACTCTGCAGTTAAA AGGCACAGGGAATGTTGAAGGATTGATGGCGCAGATTAGCTTGCAGAAAcaacttcatgaacaacttgag ATCCAAAGAAAGCTGCAGTTGCAAGTAGAGGAACACAGCAGGTACCTTGAAGTGATAATTGCGAAGCAAAATGAGAGCCTTAAAAAGCTTGGAGCATTACCAGGGTTTCAAGATCGATTCCTTCAGGTTTTGGATGACAACAAAGAACGTGAAGAATGGGCAGTATGCACACATTCAGCGGAAGACAG GCTGCAGATATCATTGTTGCGGGAGAGGGAGAATCAGAGCCTAGAGTATGTATGA
- the LOC120657585 gene encoding protein PHOSPHATE STARVATION RESPONSE 1-like isoform X4, which produces MTEASLQQVELMGTACSHRSTMNQLYNGTVPPCLSSAIIVVPALSEVSFPSFPEQRSSYGESELPISHVTSFGNSMAAQDAMSTCMLASNFTSDLHANNKSSDLKLCSGPYVTEPSDPDTQLSSTHSSLLHNSRPLMMDFPEVSEQISSNQEQLQGLFDYAASVDFPNPQNVTAFGQQVQATMTIDPNTNVALANEWFSSGSSMVLHKNRSGPNPVNCDELCSDNLPSSNTAPKSRIRWTPELHERFVDAVNKLGGSEKATPKAVQKVMKVEGLTIYHVKSHLQKYRTVQHRPESSNAGVPGWRSNQTDEASTLQLKGTGNVEGLMAQISLQKQLHEQLEIQRKLQLQVEEHSRYLEVIIAKQNESLKKLGALPGFQDRFLQVLDDNKEREEWAVCTHSAEDRLQISLLRERENQSLEYV; this is translated from the exons ATGACTGAAGCTTCACTTCAACAGGTTGAACTGATGGGTACTGCATGCAGCCATAGATCAACCATGAATCAGCTTTACAACGGAACAGTTCCTCCATGTCTTTCATCAGCTATAATAGTAGTACCAGCACTCTCAGAGGTGTCGTTTCCTAGTTTTCCAGAGCAGAGATCATCTTATGGTGAAAGCGAACTGCCTATTAGTCATGTCACCTCATTTGGTAATTCGATGGCTGCACAGGACGCCATGTCAACATGTATGTTAGCTTCGAACTTCACCTCAGACCTTCATGCCAACAATAAATCATCAGATCTGAAGCTTTGTTCTGGACCATATGTTACTGAGCCATCTGATCCTGATACTCAATTGTCGTCGACACATTCATCACTCCTGCATAATTCAAGGCCGTTAATGATGGATTTTCCAGAAGTATCTGAACAGATAAGTTCGAACCAAGAACAACTCCAAGGCTTATTTGATTATGCAGCAAGTGTTGATTTTCCCAATCCACAAAACGTGACTGCCTTTGGCCAACAAGTTCAAGCCACCATGACAATTGATCCTAACACTAATGTTGCACTGGCAAATGAGTGGTTCTCATCTGGGAGTTCCATGGTGCTTCACAAAAAT AGAAGTGGACCAAATCCTGTCAACTGTGATGAACTTTGCTCTGACAACCTGCCTTCTTCAAATACTGCTCCAAAGTCAAGGATACGCTGGACACCTGAGCTCCACGAGCGGTTTGTTGATGCTGTTAACAAGCTTGGTGGGAGCGAAA AAGCAACTCCAAAAGCAGTCCAGAAGGTTATGAAGGTCGAAGGATTAACTATATACCATGTAAAAAGTCATCTGCAG AAGTACCGTACAGTGCAACATCGACCTGAATCATCCAATG CAGGTGTGCCCGGATGGAGAAGTAACCAAACGGATGAAGCGTCCACTCTGCAGTTAAA AGGCACAGGGAATGTTGAAGGATTGATGGCGCAGATTAGCTTGCAGAAAcaacttcatgaacaacttgag ATCCAAAGAAAGCTGCAGTTGCAAGTAGAGGAACACAGCAGGTACCTTGAAGTGATAATTGCGAAGCAAAATGAGAGCCTTAAAAAGCTTGGAGCATTACCAGGGTTTCAAGATCGATTCCTTCAGGTTTTGGATGACAACAAAGAACGTGAAGAATGGGCAGTATGCACACATTCAGCGGAAGACAG GCTGCAGATATCATTGTTGCGGGAGAGGGAGAATCAGAGCCTAGAGTATGTATGA
- the LOC120657585 gene encoding protein PHOSPHATE STARVATION RESPONSE 1-like isoform X2 — protein sequence MTEASLQQVELMGTACSHRSTMNQLYNGTVPPCLSSAIIVVPALSEVSFPSFPEQRSSYGESELPISHVTSFGNSMAAQDAMSTCMLASNFTSDLHANNKSSDLKLCSGPYVTEPSDPDTQLSSTHSSLLHNSRPLMMDFPEVSEQISSNQEQLQGLFDYAASVDFPNPQNVTAFGQQVQATMTIDPNTNVALANEWFSSGSSMVLHKNTVDARSATRATPKISPYFRTQRSGPNPVNCDELCSDNLPSSNTAPKSRIRWTPELHERFVDAVNKLGGSEKATPKAVQKVMKVEGLTIYHVKSHLQKYRTVQHRPESSNAGVPGWRSNQTDEASTLQLKGTGNVEGLMAQISLQKQLHEQLEIQRKLQLQVEEHSRYLEVIIAKQNESLKKLGALPGFQDRFLQVLDDNKEREEWAVCTHSAEDRLQISLLRERENQSLEYV from the exons ATGACTGAAGCTTCACTTCAACAGGTTGAACTGATGGGTACTGCATGCAGCCATAGATCAACCATGAATCAGCTTTACAACGGAACAGTTCCTCCATGTCTTTCATCAGCTATAATAGTAGTACCAGCACTCTCAGAGGTGTCGTTTCCTAGTTTTCCAGAGCAGAGATCATCTTATGGTGAAAGCGAACTGCCTATTAGTCATGTCACCTCATTTGGTAATTCGATGGCTGCACAGGACGCCATGTCAACATGTATGTTAGCTTCGAACTTCACCTCAGACCTTCATGCCAACAATAAATCATCAGATCTGAAGCTTTGTTCTGGACCATATGTTACTGAGCCATCTGATCCTGATACTCAATTGTCGTCGACACATTCATCACTCCTGCATAATTCAAGGCCGTTAATGATGGATTTTCCAGAAGTATCTGAACAGATAAGTTCGAACCAAGAACAACTCCAAGGCTTATTTGATTATGCAGCAAGTGTTGATTTTCCCAATCCACAAAACGTGACTGCCTTTGGCCAACAAGTTCAAGCCACCATGACAATTGATCCTAACACTAATGTTGCACTGGCAAATGAGTGGTTCTCATCTGGGAGTTCCATGGTGCTTCACAAAAAT ACAGTTGATGCAAGAAGTGCAACACGAGCCACACCTAAAATTTCTCCGTACTTCCGTACTCAGAGAAGTGGACCAAATCCTGTCAACTGTGATGAACTTTGCTCTGACAACCTGCCTTCTTCAAATACTGCTCCAAAGTCAAGGATACGCTGGACACCTGAGCTCCACGAGCGGTTTGTTGATGCTGTTAACAAGCTTGGTGGGAGCGAAA AAGCAACTCCAAAAGCAGTCCAGAAGGTTATGAAGGTCGAAGGATTAACTATATACCATGTAAAAAGTCATCTGCAG AAGTACCGTACAGTGCAACATCGACCTGAATCATCCAATG CAGGTGTGCCCGGATGGAGAAGTAACCAAACGGATGAAGCGTCCACTCTGCAGTTAAA AGGCACAGGGAATGTTGAAGGATTGATGGCGCAGATTAGCTTGCAGAAAcaacttcatgaacaacttgag ATCCAAAGAAAGCTGCAGTTGCAAGTAGAGGAACACAGCAGGTACCTTGAAGTGATAATTGCGAAGCAAAATGAGAGCCTTAAAAAGCTTGGAGCATTACCAGGGTTTCAAGATCGATTCCTTCAGGTTTTGGATGACAACAAAGAACGTGAAGAATGGGCAGTATGCACACATTCAGCGGAAGACAG GCTGCAGATATCATTGTTGCGGGAGAGGGAGAATCAGAGCCTAGAGTATGTATGA
- the LOC120657585 gene encoding uncharacterized protein LOC120657585 isoform X1, which translates to MGWAHAAVAMEEVLGLVRGFVDVLVLAGGRTSSGAAATWSSDEVKKALRWALFFEEVFKDLRESGHYEDSAGELDAALVELTSSSEFPKGLSVMRSETLSTARVLVIRHFLKARAMCVENLGALLEAVVEMDIDVIRASGVHNACQEYAESILDMNSSCFTQTRNAHDIGLPASSDELNAESMVHSRILVKEFSEGLDSASCSCLSERGLGTLLNIVKKNSFDDASNKTCTPAIPKASRMIDEFLIWKQWRAKCLSYLLDERTIRILSGASLIFKAPKEQWMKVFEPLKFFEESCQNGLVEIMELCFLGLISRQWNTMIEGFMSHTFCLVPISKQYADLHQLLQGTSQDKCQDKLLDLEEKDILEYASQSLQSKPSILWLLPPVLTAAAIPPWSTMFQIYLAQIGKQFHEAAPADRKCCCRGDGIEQHRNCEITERIRCLYAFHIQLPHLTVA; encoded by the exons ATGGGGTGGGCGCACGCGGCAGTGGCCATGGAGGAGGTGCTCGGCCTGGTGCGGGGTTTCGTCGacgtcctcgtcctcgccggcggccgcacctcgtccggcgccgccgccacttgGAGCTCCGACGAGGTTAAGAAGGCCCTCCGGTGGGCTCTCTTCTTCGAGGAG GTTTTCAAGGACCTGCGTGAATCAGGACATTACGAGGATTCTGCAGGAGAACTCGATGCAGCCCTCGTTGAGCTCACTTCAAGTTCGGAGTTTCCGAAG GGTCTTTCTGTTATGCGGTCGGAAACCCTTTCCACAGCAAGGGTATTGGTTATCCGACATTTTCTGAAAGCAAGAGCAATGTGTGTGGAAAATCTTGGTGCTCTTCTTGAAGCAGTTGTTGAGATGGATATTGATGTCATTCGTGCTAGTGGTGTGCACAATGCATGCCAAGAGTATGCTGAGTCAATATTGGATATGAATTCTTCATGTTTTACACAGACCAGGAATGCTCATGACATTGGGCTTCCCGCTAGTTCTGATGAACTGAATGCAGAATCCATGGTCCATTCACGGATTCTAGTTAAAGAATTCTCGGAAGGGCTGGATTCGGCATCATGTTCTTGTTTGTCTGAGAGAGGACTGGGAACACTTCTGAACATTGTCAAAAAGAATAGCTTTGATGATGCAAGTAATAAGACGTGCACCCCAGCAATACCAAA AGCATCGCGAATGATTGACGAGTTTCTCATATGGAAGCAATGGAGAGCAAAGTGCTTGTCATATCTGCTTGATGAGAGAACCATTCGGATTTTGTCTGGAGCTAGTTTGATTTTTAAAGCTCCCAAGGAGCAGTGGATGAAAGTGTTtgagcccttaaaattttttgaAGAATCTTGTCAAAATGGTCTTGTCGAAATCATG GAGCTATGCTTTCTGGGCTTGATTTCAAGGCAATGGAATACAATGATAGAGGGCTTCATGTCACACACTTTCTGTTTAGTTCCTATATCCAAGCAATATGCTGATCTGCACCAGTTGCTTCAGGGAACTTCTCAGGACAAATGCCAAGACAAACTTCTTGATTTGGAG GAAAAGGATATTCTTGAGTATGCAAGTCAGTCACTACAGAGTAAACCATCCATATTATGGCTTCTACCTCCAGTTCTTACCGCGGCAGCAATACCTCCATG GTCAACCATGTTCCAGATATACCTTGCTCAAATAGGTAAACAATTTCATGAAGCTGCTCCTGCAGATCG AAAGTGTTGCTGCAGAGGGGATGGAATAGAGCAGCATCGTAACT GTGAGATTACTGAGAGGATTCGATGTCTCTACGCATTCCATATTCAACTACCTCATCTAACTGTGGCATAG
- the LOC120657590 gene encoding 60S ribosomal protein L23, translating into MSKRGRGGSAGNKFRMSLGLPVAATVNCADNTGAKNLYIISVKGIKGRLNRLPSACVGDMVMATVKKGKPDLRKKVMPAVIVRQRKPWRRKDGVYMYFEDNAGVIVNPKGEMKGSAITGPIGKECADLWPRIASAANAIV; encoded by the exons ATGTCGAAGCGAG GACGTGGAGGTTCTGCTGGTAACAAGTTCCGGATGTCACTGGGTCTACCAGTGGCAGCCACTGTGAACTGTGCTGATAACACTGGAGCAAAGAACCTGTACATCATTTCAGTGAAGGGAATCAAAGGGCGCCTTAACAGGCTTCCTTCAGCCTGTGTTGGTGACATGGTTATGGCAACTGTGAAGAAGGGAAAGCCTGACCTCAGGAAGAAGGTGATGCCAGCTGTCATTGTGAGGCAGCGCAAGCCATGGCGCCGAAAGGATGGTGTCTACATGTACTTTGAAG ACAATGCTGGAGTGATTGTGAACCCAAAGGGAGAGATGAAAG GTTCTGCTATCACTGGACCCATCGGAAAGGAGTGTGCTGATCTGTGGCCCAGGATTGCTAGTGCGGCAAATGCGATTGTCTAA
- the LOC120657587 gene encoding glutathionyl-hydroquinone reductase PcpF, with protein sequence MWATPPQPFPLQLRRPPGPPPRLFLTRHRSSRLNRIAASQDPLAALSNLLWGRALPPAQLVLAVRHGWTAAWQLLMRQLAPSDPETGAFTRTPSRFPAVVGTPSSRLHLYVGLPCPWAHRALVVRALLGLEARLPVSVAVPGDDGAWSFTPDSPDGLYGKRKLREVYAVRSGGFEGRASVPMLWDAERREVVCNESIEIIKFLCGLANADGGGLDLWPPELRQDIDRWYGVIYPSVNNGVYRCGFAQSQEAYDAAASELFGALDRLEAHLAGARYLCGDRLTLADVCLFTTLIRFDLVYNTLFRCTRRKLAEYPSLHAYTRDIYQMPKVAETCDMEAIMAGYFKTLFPLNPGGIQPLPPASCDSESLLRPHGREALSSAAGTPLQAAGVS encoded by the exons ATGTGGGCCACACCACCTCAGCCGTTTCCCCTCCAACTCCGGCGACCACCAGGTCCGCCGCCTCGTCTCTTCCTCACTCGCCATCGCAGCAGCCGCCTCAACCGCATCGCCGCCTCACAGGATCCCCTCGCCGCCCTCTCCAACCTGCTGTGGGGGCGCGCGCTGCCCCCGGCGCAGCTCGTCCTCGCCGTCCGCCACGGCTGGACCGCCGCGTGGCAGCTCCTCATGCGGCAGCTCGCGCCCTCGGACCCGGAGACCGGAGCCTTCACCCGCACGCCGTCCCGCTTCCCCGCCGTCGTAGGGACGCCCAGCTCCCGGCTCCACCTCTACGTGGGCCTCCCCTGCCCCTGGGCCCACCGCGCCCTCGTCGTCCGCGCGCTCCTCGGCCTCGAGGCCCGCCTCCCGGTCTCCGTCGCCGTCCCGGGTGACGACGGGGCGTGGTCCTTCACGCCGGACAGCCCCGACGGGCTCTACGGGAAGCGCAAGCTCCGGGAGGTGTACGCCGTGCGGAGCGGCGGGTTCGAGGGCAGGGCGTCGGTGCCGATGCTCTGGGACGCCGAGCGCCGCGAGGTGGTGTGCAACGAGAGCATCGAGATCATCAAGTTCCTCTGCGGCCTTGCaaacgccgacggcggcggcctcgaccTCTGGCCGCCGGAGCTGCGCCAGGACATCGATCGCTGGTACGGCGTCATCTACCCGAGCGTCAACAACGGCGTCTACAG GTGTGGATTTGCGCAGAGCCAGGAGGCGTACGACGCCGCGGCGAGCGAGCTGTTCGGCGCGCTGGACAGGCTTGAGGCCCACCTCGCCGGCGCTCGCTACCTGTGCGGGGACAGGCTCACGCTGGCCGACGTGTGCCTCTTCACGACGCTGATCCGATTCGACCTCGTGTACAACACGCTGTTCCGGTGCACCAGGCGGAAGCTGGCCGAGTACCCCAGCCTCCACGCCTACACGCGCGACATCTACCAGATGCCCAAGGTCGCCGAGACGTGCGACATGGAGGCTATCATGGCAGGATACTTCAAGACCCTCTTCCCCCTCAACCCCGGCGGGATCCAGCCCctcccgccggcgagctgcgaCAGCGAGTCGCTCTTGAGGCCGCACGGTAGGGAGGCCTTGTCCTCTGCTGCTGGCACGCCGCTTCAAGCAGCTGGTGTTTCTTAA
- the LOC120657588 gene encoding nicotinamide/nicotinic acid mononucleotide adenylyltransferase-like isoform X2, producing the protein MEEVGVEVPLPRDKLSIEPRSDGGTQGGVVLVATGSFNPPTYMHLRMFELAKDELQQRGYHVLGGYISPVNDAYKKKDLLPAAHRVRFCELACKSSSFVMVDPWEAMQKGYQRTLTVLSRIRNSLCKDGLADQSSLKVMLLCGSDLLESFSTPGVWIPEQVRTICRDFGVICIHREGKDIGNLIAGSDILQEYKDNIIPVDEIVPNQISSSRVRDCIRRCLSIKYLTCDEVIEYITEHKLFTEAEGSHTPL; encoded by the exons atggaggaggTGGGAGTGGAGGTGCCTCTCCCGAGGGACAAGCTATCCATTGAACCGAGAAG TGACGGAGGAACCCAGGGCGGCGTCGTGCTCGTGGCCACCGGGAGCTTCAATCCTCCCACATACATGCACCTGCGCATGTTTG AACTGGCAAAGGATGAACTTCAGCAGCGAGGGTATCATGTGTTAGGTGGCTACATCTCTCCAGTGAATGATGCGTATAAGAAGAAG GACCTCTTACCGGCTGCTCACCGGGTTCGTTTTTGTGAACTTGCGTGCAAAAGCTCATCTTTCGTGATGGTTGATCCTTGGGAG GCCATGCAGAAAGGTTATCAGCGCACTTTAACTGTCCTCTCGAGAATTCGGAACTCTTTGTGCAAGGATGGTTTAGCCGATCAAA GCAGCCTGAAGGTAATGCTTTTATGTGGTTCTGACTTGCTTGAGTCATTCAGCACTCCGGGAGTTTGGATCCCAGAACAG GTCAGAACTATATGCAGGGACTTCGGTGTCATATGTATACACAGGGAAGGAAAAGATATTGGCAATTTGATAGCCGGAAGTGATATACTGCAAGAATACAAG GATAACATCATTCCGGTCGATGAGATTGTGCCAAATCAAATCAGTTCATCCAGAGTAAG AGACTGCATAAGAAGATGCCTGTCAATAAAGTATCTTACTTGTGATGAAGTAATTGAGTACATTACAGAACACAAGTTGTTTACAGAAGCTGAAGGCAGTCACACACCCTTGTGA
- the LOC120657588 gene encoding nicotinamide/nicotinic acid mononucleotide adenylyltransferase-like isoform X1, which translates to MEEVGVEVPLPRDKLSIEPRSDGGTQGGVVLVATGSFNPPTYMHLRMFELAKDELQQRGYHVLGGYISPVNDAYKKKDLLPAAHRVRFCELACKSSSFVMVDPWEAMQKGYQRTLTVLSRIRNSLCKDGLADQSIYSSLKVMLLCGSDLLESFSTPGVWIPEQVRTICRDFGVICIHREGKDIGNLIAGSDILQEYKDNIIPVDEIVPNQISSSRVRDCIRRCLSIKYLTCDEVIEYITEHKLFTEAEGSHTPL; encoded by the exons atggaggaggTGGGAGTGGAGGTGCCTCTCCCGAGGGACAAGCTATCCATTGAACCGAGAAG TGACGGAGGAACCCAGGGCGGCGTCGTGCTCGTGGCCACCGGGAGCTTCAATCCTCCCACATACATGCACCTGCGCATGTTTG AACTGGCAAAGGATGAACTTCAGCAGCGAGGGTATCATGTGTTAGGTGGCTACATCTCTCCAGTGAATGATGCGTATAAGAAGAAG GACCTCTTACCGGCTGCTCACCGGGTTCGTTTTTGTGAACTTGCGTGCAAAAGCTCATCTTTCGTGATGGTTGATCCTTGGGAG GCCATGCAGAAAGGTTATCAGCGCACTTTAACTGTCCTCTCGAGAATTCGGAACTCTTTGTGCAAGGATGGTTTAGCCGATCAAAGTATATATA GCAGCCTGAAGGTAATGCTTTTATGTGGTTCTGACTTGCTTGAGTCATTCAGCACTCCGGGAGTTTGGATCCCAGAACAG GTCAGAACTATATGCAGGGACTTCGGTGTCATATGTATACACAGGGAAGGAAAAGATATTGGCAATTTGATAGCCGGAAGTGATATACTGCAAGAATACAAG GATAACATCATTCCGGTCGATGAGATTGTGCCAAATCAAATCAGTTCATCCAGAGTAAG AGACTGCATAAGAAGATGCCTGTCAATAAAGTATCTTACTTGTGATGAAGTAATTGAGTACATTACAGAACACAAGTTGTTTACAGAAGCTGAAGGCAGTCACACACCCTTGTGA